The following are encoded together in the Culex pipiens pallens isolate TS chromosome 1, TS_CPP_V2, whole genome shotgun sequence genome:
- the LOC120415600 gene encoding serine/threonine-protein kinase OSR1: MAASSSSTTVPMSASSASLAGGTAPAVAPPTNTPWPNSKDDYELREVIGVGATAVVHGAYCAPRNEKCAIKRINLEKWNTSMDELLKEIQAMSSCNHENVVTYHTSFVVKEELWLVLRLLEGGSLLDIIKHRMKSVNCKHGVFDEATIATVLKEVLKGLEYFHSNGQIHRDIKAGNILLGDDGTVQIADFGVSAWLATGRDLSRQKVRHTFVGTPCWMAPEVMEQDHGYDFKADIWSFGITAIEMATGTAPYHKYPPMKVLMLTLQNDPPSIDTGADEKDQYKAYGKTFRKMIVECLQKEPSKRPTASELLKHPFFKKAKDRKYLTATLLATGPSMATRVHKAAKRQPGASGRLHRTVTGEWVWSSEEEDNGKQSSDSDSEEPRPMNRLEQMDSSASETEDASEPSTLTVAPTTDGLAALSLAADDDDDGLPPINLVLRMRNANRELNDIRFEFAVGKDSAEGIASELVGAGLVDTRDIVVMAANLQKLIDLRATGLKTVTFQLNSGFGSGETADEKSLIGYAQISITD, translated from the coding sequence ATGGCggctagcagcagcagcacgacGGTTCCGATGTCGGCGTCGTCGGCGAGTCTGGCGGGGGGGACCGCACCGGCGGTGGCACCGCCGACCAACACGCCGTGGCCCAACAGCAAGGACGACTACGAGCTGCGGGAGGTGATCGGGGTGGGGGCGACGGCGGTGGTGCACGGGGCGTACTGCGCGCCGCGGAACGAAAAGTGCGCGATCAAGCGGATCAATTTGGAGAAGTGGAACACGTCGATGGACGAGCTGCTGAAGGAGATCCAGGCGATGAGCAGCTGTAACCACGAGAATGTGGTGACGTACCATACGAGTTTTGTGGTGAAGGAGGAGTTGTGGCTGGTGTTGAGACTGTTGGAGGGGGGGAGCTTGCTGGACATTATCAAGCACAGGATGAAGTCGGTGAACTGTAAGCACGGGGTGTTTGATGAGGCCACGATCGCGACGGTGTTGAAGGAGGTGTTGAAGGGGTTGGAGTACTTTCATAGCAATGGGCAGATCCATCGGGACATAAAGGCGGGTAATATCTTGCTCGGGGACGATGGGACGGTTCAGATTGCGGACTTTGGCGTGAGTGCGTGGTTGGCCACGGGTCGGGACTTGAGCCGGCAGAAGGTTCGGCACACCTTTGTGGGGACGCCGTGCTGGATGGCACCGGAAGTGATGGAACAGGACCATGGGTACGACTTTAAGGCGGACATCTGGTCGTTTGGCATTACGGCGATCGAGATGGCAACGGGCACGGCTCCGTACCACAAGTACCCGCCGATGAAGGTCCTCATGTTGACGCTGCAGAACGATCCGCCCTCGATCGACACCGGCGCCGACGAGAAGGACCAGTACAAGGCGTACGGCAAGACGTTCCGCAAGATGATCGTCGAGTGTCTCCAGAAGGAACCCTCCAAACGCCCCACGGCCAGTGAACTCCTCAAGCATCCCTTCTTCAAAAAGGCTAAAGATCGCAAGTATCTGACCGCGACCCTGCTCGCGACCGGCCCCTCGATGGCCACCCGAGTCCACAAAGCTGCCAAGCGACAACCGGGCGCGTCCGGCCGCCTCCACCGAACCGTCACCGGCGAGTGGGTGTGGTCCTCCGAGGAGGAAGACAACGGCAAACAGTCCTCGGACTCGGACTCCGAAGAGCCCCGCCCCATGAACCGCCTCGAGCAGATGGACTCGTCCGCGTCGGAAACCGAAGACGCCTCGGAACCGTCAACCCTAACCGTCGCCCCCACAACCGACGGCCTCGCCGCCCTCTCCCTggccgccgacgacgacgacgacggtctgCCCCCCATCAACCTGGTCCTGCGGATGCGGAACGCCAACCGGGAACTGAACGACATCCGGTTCGAGTTTGCCGTCGGCAAGGACTCGGCCGAAGGCATCGCCTCGGAACTCGTAGGCGCCGGCCTCGTCGACACGCGCGACATCGTCGTGATGGCGGCGAACCTGCAGAAGCTGATCGACCTGCGCGCCACCGGCCTCAAAACCGTCACCTTCCAGCTGAACTCGGGCTTCGGCAGCGGCGAAACCGCCGACGAAAAGTCCCTCATCGGGTACGCGCAGATTTCCATCACGGActaa